Genomic DNA from Elusimicrobiota bacterium:
ACTTTTTCGAAGGGAAGTGGCCGAAGATATTCGGATTTATGGGGATCTCTATCGGTTTTTCCCTATTTTCGCCGCGCATCAAGGCTATCTGGTCACCGAAGTTCCGGTCCGTCAGAGAAAAGAATTGAACCAGGTGGGACTTTATTCTCCTTTGACCTATCTCCGTCGAGGGTCCGATCTTCTTATGATTTTTTTTACCACCCGGTTCGTGACCAAACCGCTGCGATTTTTCGGTTTGGTGGGGTCTGCATTTTTTTCCGTTGGATTTTTAATTTGCAGTTATTTGGTCGTTTGGAAATACATGTATCGAATTGCGTTGGCAGAACGTCCCTTGCTCTTGTTGGGGGTTCTGTTGATCATCATGGGGGTCCAGATCATTTCTGTTGGGCTCATAGGAGAATTGATTCTGTTCATTCAAATGCGGCAGTTTAAAATGCACCGAGTTGAAAAAATACTGAGCTAATTGTCATGAAAATTTTGATGATTTCACCTCAGCCTTTTTTTACTCCTCGTGGAACGCCTTTCAGCGTTTATCACCGGACCAAAGCCCTGTCTGATTTGGGTCATGACGTTGATTTGGCGACTTACCATTTGGGTCGTGATGTCAACATCGCGCACACGCGTGTTTTAAGGATTCCCTCCATCCCCTTTATTAAATCCGTCAAGATTGGTCCTTCTGGAAAAAAGCTTTTTCTTGATGTGTTTCTTTTTTTTAAATGTTTTTTCTTGTTGCTAAGAAATAAATATGACCTCATTCATGCGCATGAAGAAGCTATTTTTTTCTGCCTTGTCTATCGCATTTTCTTTTGGAATGTCCCCATCCTCTACGACATGCATTCAAGTCTCCCGCAGCAGTTAAAGAATTTCAATTTCTCCAGCAACAAATGGCTCATCGGCCTGTTCCAGTGGCTTGAGACGAAGGCCATTGCCCATTCAAAAGCCGTAATCACCATTTGTCCGGAATTACAACGCACTGTGGATGATTTGAAGATCTCAACTCCCCATGTCATGATCGAAAACTCTCTGTGTGATGCAGTGGTGTTGTCCGACAACAGCGACATTATCACAGAAGATTTGATTGCTTGGGACCGCTTCGAGGGCCGCAAGTTGGTTCTCTATACAGGAACATTTGAGTATTACCAAGGTCTCCCGCTTCTTATCGAAAGCGTGCGTGAAGTGGTTCGTCGTTTTCCAGAAGTTCTCTTTATACTCATCGGTGGAAATTCCCAGCAAATATTATCGATGAAAAAAAAGGCCAAGGAGCAGGGCGTATCAAAAAATATTCTTTTTACCGGGAATCTTCACCCGAACACGGTAAAGCATTTTATCCGCAGGGCTGATGTATTGGTTTCCCCGCGCATTCATGGAAACAATACCCCGTTAAAGATTTATGAATACCTGGCCAGTGGGAAGCCCATCGTGGCCACTGATCATGAGACACACACTCAAGTGCTCAGCTCAAAAGAAGCCGTGTTGGCGCATCCTTCCGCTCTTTCTTTTGCGGATAGCATTTCGCAAGTATTGTCCAATCCCGAAGCCCACGCTTCTCTTGGGCACCAGGCCACGCAGCTGTACCAAGGGAGCTATGGATCACTCGTGTATATGGACCGTTTAAAAAAAGTTATGGATCTGTTTGTTTCTCAAATTTCTCTGGGAGATCAAAAGTCTCAGTCCAAAAAAAAAATAAAAAAATCGGCTTAGCCCGAATAATTCAGTTGAATGACCTTTATCGTCTATCAACGGTGAATATTTTAGTGCCGTCATCCCGGCATGCTTTCTGGCCGGGATCCAGGTTTTCTTCAAGTGGAAAACCTGGGCCCCGGCCAAAAGATTGCCGGGGCGACAGCGTCTTGTGCAGTACCTTTACGTACGATTCAACTGAACCATTCCGCTTAGTTGTAAGGATTCCTCTAATATGAAAACGCAGGCCACCATTGAATCTGTTCAAAAATATTGGGACGGGAACCTGCACGACCTGCCAGTGGCTCGCCACCCCCTTGGAACCGAACTTTTTTTTAAGGATTTGCGCGAATACCGCTATGAAAAACTTTGGCACCTCCCTGCGCTGGTAAATTTCAATAATTTTTCAGGAAAAAAAGTCCTCGAGATTGGATGTAGTGTTGGATTTGACTTGGTTCGTTTTTCTAAAGGCGGCGCGGAGGCAGTGGGAATTGATTTGTCTCCCGTGGCGGTTCAGTTGGCGGAGCGGTATATCCAAATCGAAAAAAGCTCTGCGCGTGTTCTCGTAATGAATGGTGAAAAGTTGG
This window encodes:
- the pimA gene encoding Phosphatidyl-myo-inositol mannosyltransferase — protein: MISPQPFFTPRGTPFSVYHRTKALSDLGHDVDLATYHLGRDVNIAHTRVLRIPSIPFIKSVKIGPSGKKLFLDVFLFFKCFFLLLRNKYDLIHAHEEAIFFCLVYRIFFWNVPILYDMHSSLPQQLKNFNFSSNKWLIGLFQWLETKAIAHSKAVITICPELQRTVDDLKISTPHVMIENSLCDAVVLSDNSDIITEDLIAWDRFEGRKLVLYTGTFEYYQGLPLLIESVREVVRRFPEVLFILIGGNSQQILSMKKKAKEQGVSKNILFTGNLHPNTVKHFIRRADVLVSPRIHGNNTPLKIYEYLASGKPIVATDHETHTQVLSSKEAVLAHPSALSFADSISQVLSNPEAHASLGHQATQLYQGSYGSLVYMDRLKKVMDLFVSQISLGDQKSQSKKKIKKSA